The genomic window AAATGAAACAATCCCTTTAATTTTGGTTGTTAATAAAAGCGTCTTTGAAAAATTAAAGAAAGAAAATATTTCTGTCAAATTAAAGAATAATTTTTATTTAGAATATGGAATAAATTTACCTGATATAATAATAAGTGATTCTGATGATTTAGAAGAAAATACCATATTATTATTGATTAATGAAATAAAAGCAGATCAATTCTATGTTAGATGTGATGGATATCGTCTTATTAATAAAACAGATGAAATTGAACATCTTGGGATCGAAAAGATTACTATTAATAATGATTTTTGGATAAATGAAACGGATTATGAAAAAATAAAAGAAATAGGTTATTTATGCCGTCATTATATAGATGAAATTTATTTTAACATAGCCAATATACTGACTCGTTATGTACACGAATATTTTGGTATACAAGAAGCTAAGCAAGAAATTGATAATTTAGAAGAAAGATATCCAGATCTTATTAAAGAAGTCGTAAGACATGCAACTATTCAAAGAATAGCTGAGATATTACAACGGCTAATTAATGAAAAAATATCAATAAAAAATATGAAGTTAATTATGGAAACTATTGCACAATGGGCACCAAAAGAGAAAGATGTTATTTTACTTGTTGAACATATCCGTAGTGCATTGGGAAGATATATTTGTCATAAATTTTCGCGAGGAAATAATTTAAACGTTATTTTATTATCAAATGAAAATGAAGAGGTTATTCGAGGTAATATTAGGAATACCTCGGCCGGTGCATTTTTGAATTTAGAACCTAAAGAGTCTGAATATTTATTAGATAAAATCTCAATAGCATTAGATAGTCTGCCTTTATCTTATAATGATTTCGTAATTTTATGTTCAGTTGATATTAGAAGATTTTTAAAAAAATTTGTTGAAAACAAATTTAACAATGTAGATGTTATTTCTTTTGGTGAATTAACAGAAACGGTTTCCGTAAATGTATTAAGAACGATTTAAAGCTAAATGGAGAGAGTATGCATATTGATATTGCCTTATTAGTTCGTGATGCACTGGTACATAGTGGTTGTGATAAAAATTTAATTTCTGATTTTGATGGACATTCCACGATTACATTAGAATTTAGTAATTCATTAGATATCAATATAAGTATTGATGATAATTATGTATGGTTGTGGAGTCCTCTTTGCGAAGAGGAAAGTAATGTGATTTATCAATTAAGCGAAAAAATATTAAAAAAATTAATGGAAGAATGTCAATTTACCGTGACTAAACAGTTACAATTAATTTCTCGTAATAGATATATTAATTTGGCTGGCGTTGTATCACCAACATATTTAGCCGATGGAGCAGGCTTTTCTGCCGCATTGGAGGAATTTTTTCATTTAATAAATAATTATTCAGAGATGCTTCATTAATGAATCAAATCACTTTAAGCCATAGAATATATAAGATTCAGTCTCTATTAGGAACAATGATTGAGGCCAATATTGCTGATTGTGAAATTGGTGAAAT from Arsenophonus sp. aPb includes these protein-coding regions:
- the spaK gene encoding SPI-1 type III secretion system chaperone SpaK (involved in a secretory pathway responsible for the surface presentation of determinants needed for the entry of Salmonella species into mammalian cells), whose translation is MHIDIALLVRDALVHSGCDKNLISDFDGHSTITLEFSNSLDINISIDDNYVWLWSPLCEEESNVIYQLSEKILKKLMEECQFTVTKQLQLISRNRYINLAGVVSPTYLADGAGFSAALEEFFHLINNYSEMLH